A genomic window from Nomascus leucogenys isolate Asia chromosome 10, Asia_NLE_v1, whole genome shotgun sequence includes:
- the LOC115837088 gene encoding nucleoside diphosphate kinase B-like isoform X2, which translates to MANLERTFIAIKLDGMQRGLVGEIIKCFEQKGFRLVATKFLRAFEEHLKQHYIDLKDRPFFPGLVKYMNSGPVVAMEHHSWQ; encoded by the exons ATGGCCAACCTGGAGCGCACCTTCATCGCCATCAAGCTGGACGGCATGCAGCGCGGCCTAGTGGGCGAGATCATCAAGTGCTTCGAGCAGAAGGGGTTCCGCCTCGTGGCCACGAAGTTCCTCCGGGCCTTTGAAGAACACCTGAAGCAGCACTACATTGACCTGAAAGACCGCCCATTCTTCCCTGGGCTGGTGAAGTACATGAACTCAGGGCCGGTCGTGGCCATG GAACATCATTCATGGCAGTGA
- the LOC115837088 gene encoding nucleoside diphosphate kinase B-like isoform X1: MANLERTFIAIKLDGMQRGLVGEIIKCFEQKGFRLVATKFLRAFEEHLKQHYIDLKDRPFFPGLVKYMNSGPVVAMVWEGLNVVKTGRVMLGETNPADSKPGTIRGDFCIQVGRNIIHGSDSVKSAEKEIGLWFKPEELVDYKSCAHD, from the coding sequence ATGGCCAACCTGGAGCGCACCTTCATCGCCATCAAGCTGGACGGCATGCAGCGCGGCCTAGTGGGCGAGATCATCAAGTGCTTCGAGCAGAAGGGGTTCCGCCTCGTGGCCACGAAGTTCCTCCGGGCCTTTGAAGAACACCTGAAGCAGCACTACATTGACCTGAAAGACCGCCCATTCTTCCCTGGGCTGGTGAAGTACATGAACTCAGGGCCGGTCGTGGCCATGGTCTGGGAGGGGCTGAACGTGGTGAAGACAGGCCGAGTGATGCTTGGGGAGACCAATCCAGCAGATTCTAAGCCAGGCACCATTCGTGGGGACTTCTGCATTCAGGTTGGCAGGAACATCATTCATGGCAGTGATTCAGTAAAAAGTGCTGAAAAAGAAATCGGCCTATGGTTTAAGCCTGAAGAACTGGTTGACTACAAGTCTTGTGCTCATGACTGA